The Episyrphus balteatus chromosome 3, idEpiBalt1.1, whole genome shotgun sequence genome segment gCTTTTGTGTACAAAAATTTCGTGAAATTGAATTAGAAATTGAGAGAAtaccagattaaaaaaaaaacagttccaagtaccgttaataatgattttcgaaattttctaataaaaataattccacAAACTTTTCTGGAGAGTCTCTGCATAACACGTTTGATGTTAATCGccctatccgtttaggctgacGTTCCTTATACCGAGAAACTGACAGACtaagtgccagttgtacaaacgtggatcagccttgattcaggaatttaacccaccgatttcggcggatcaGCTGCGGGACAACTTCGGTTTAAGCATTAATGTGGCTATTTCTACATATatgaaccttgaaccagtgctaaacttcAGCATTgctaccgatttcagaagataaaagttgctgatccacggattaaatatttgtacaactgagCCTAATGGACTGACAGACTGATTATGTGCCGCTAGAGATCGATCCTACAATCACGTTATTTCACTGTTAAAAATTGGTGTGAAAAACTGTAACTTAAGCTGAAGTCTGGCAAAAACTTTTTTGCATTGTTTCATCTTATATTTTAGGTTGCGTTTTTTCCTCAGTACTGTTATTCACAGTCAGACtaacaaattcattcattcatttcttACTGGCtataaaatattcatttccaaatttgaatttttttcgaatgtcaaattcaaaataacTATGACGTaaatagaaaacaaacaaaatcctAAGTTATACCTACACTCTGGTTCGCTTGGTAGTACATAAGTtcttatttacaaattttatcaacgaatataaaaaatatattagtataatgataatgatgataACCCTTAACtgattacattttcaaaattaattgtaaCATAATGTATACAAATATTATCATATACACTGAATTTACCGAAACTTAGAAACTtacaaatttttctaaatttgtatataattttcaatttaattgaaaaactctCTCTTGaatctttgaaattttttgatgaaaaggaAGGAGGAAAAAAACCACTGCCTCATTACTTAGTTCATATTGTTTGCCTTCAGGGTCCAGCCAGACTTCCGATCTCATAAGTGCTTATATGTGCATACACATGTACTATATAATAATGCCACTTAAAGTAGCATTCTTCACTCTATTGCTTCATTTAGTCAATTGATGTTCGTTTTTCTTTGCGTTCTTTATTTTCGATTCTTTGCTGCCCCCTTTTATGAGGGTAAATTTCAATAAGAAAGTGTCTAGtggtctttataaataaaaaaaaaattgatgtggTAGTGATACggtttttatgtatatttatattattaggTATAAAGCataaataacaagaaaaaactattttttgtttaataatatgAATTTGAGCATCTCCTTTAAACCTTGAAAAAACTACataattcataaaataaaagaaaaccttcgaaataaaaaaattgttttaaaacaatttttaatacaaatttatagtagaaaaaatccaattttagtaaaaaaaacgaaacatttttgtttattttgagcTTGTATGTTTTACGTGTTTTAACGAGAAAATCCCCTAATGTCTATGGGTATCTCTCTGTCAATAACAATGTCATATTGTTTTTTTCGTCGTAAACACGAATGAGATAGAGGAGCTTGTGAAGTACTTGAATACAATATCTCTACAACTTGACTTATCTCTTGACCCCAAAAAACAGAACGAGTTCAAATTGATATGTCTTTATTGCATGCCGGaatgaatttttattgatttttgtttttaactgtgTCTGTCCAATTTGAAACGGAaatagtttttactttttttcacttttaggcacaaacaaaaaataacacatCTTAGATTCTGAAACAaagtaaattattaaaataaaagaaaaaaacagataaTATAAGAATAAGAACCCCACCAACtgcaaacataaaataaaaatatcaaatgaacacaaaaaaacttatcaTATACAAAGCTATTATAAAGAGAGGAGAACATAATTTCTCTTTTGATGTTACATATATTTCATACTAGCAGAGATACTACGAACGAGTATGCATGTATGTATGTACTTCTTATTTTGTAGAAGATAATAAGATTTGGAGTCTATGTAAGAAGATAATAATTagtttgttgtttaaaaatgttAGAGATACAAAACTAAgacgtaaaaataaaatgctcgaGGGGGTCGCACGTGTCTGCTTTTTTAGTTGAGAGTACCTTTATCTTAGATAAccatttcaaattaaaacctTTGGTTGATTTGccagaaaaacaaatatttttactttgtctctaaatttaaaaaaaaaattgattcagaATTTGACAAAAATTGCGAGTTTGACGAAAAAATATGTCAGTTTTCGCAAAAAAGTCCAacgttttctgaattttttgagTAAAGTTAAAAACACAGTTTTGACTGAGACcattacatacaaaaaatggATTGGAATggtaagagccgtttttgaaaaaatttcaatgcttCGAAAACGTATATTTATGTAAAGAGGATATATGTAATGTACTTAAACATAATATATCATTAACGGAATTAAAATATGAACTACAAGCACAAGAACGTTTGACCCAGTcctgcattttatttgtatttttttgtttgcgatTTAAATTAAAGGGTcgctgtggtgtatgcgtatctttttagttttttagtgAGAAGTTGAACTTTGTTGaccattttttgactttttcaaaGGTTAAAAGTCTTACAtaagaatttgaaaaatatttaatgcatacTTAAAAtagatttagatttttaattttctattttttctcgTCGATTGTTTTACATTTCACGAAATATATCTCCCCAGAATAAAAAAGatcttaaaaacaaaagcatttttatttattatgctGTTTAAATAAGAATCCTTCGCCAATTAATCTTTGTCCAGATATCGAAGCGTTTTCTTCCAATATCATCTTAAACGCCTCCTTGTTCCAATGACTCGAGTCAAATGCTTGACGGCTGAAACTATAGAGCCAGGTAGCATTTTGTTCAGCGCTTCGACGAACGAACTCTCTCCGTTTTGTACCAAAATACCTCGATCTTTGGTTCATCGCTCCATTATACTATGTGAAAGCCTTCTTTCTTCCAGTCTCTATACATTATGGGCCACTCTAAGAGTTTCACTTTGTTGTGTGGTGCAAGAACCAAGAAGGGTATGCCGAACAACAACTCGTCCAACGACTCTCAGTCTCCGTTTCACTGTTTCAAGGAACTACCAAAGattgtaaaaatttataaaaacccAATCTTCCATTCGTAAAATCAACATCCaggtataatatatatataattgtttataacgaagaatttaaacaaattccctttgaatattagaattcacagtatattcatgctgtgagttttatatagagtcggtaaacatcgaccaaaataaggcgtcttagtaagggtacgacagatctaactgatgagcccactgtcgtacctgggcgaaacgctttataaatttggagttgaggtcacttgaactttaaaattgaattataattgtttatatTGGACTCAAACTTTTAGGCTGCAGTGTACATATCAGCTTTATTCAATTAACAAATAAATCAAGTATTATTCAACCTGTACatgtaaataaaatgaatgagTGTGTCTATTAGTTATCTCTTTGTTGCCATTAAGCAAGCACTTTTTAACCAAATTGACGacacatttgaattttttttttgatcattttGAATCTTATTATTTAGACCATTCCGAATTCTGatcatttgaaataaatcattttcaaatcgcaaaatataaagtacctaattatttaattacaaaaatttcttttaaggaTTTAACAATAGTTTAATTTACACTCCACATAGACACAGACAATGTTTGTTCAGCTTTTTTGCTTTACACCACacgttcattaaaaaaaaatgtcttatcaGTAAAAATGTCGATAAACTTCTTCTATATTTGTACAATTCGTCATTGTTAAATATAACCGACAGAAATTCACTCTGATTTCTCAGCGAATGTATACtcatttcaatttattatttatacaaCATTACTCGcatatttatataatatttttttcattttttttttgcagtccaGAGCATTGCCATCAGATGCATCGCCTTTTCGTCGCTGGGCACAATCTTCATTCCGTGCTCCCAGAACTGTAGATTCACAAGTTTCACTTGCACGCCGACCATCCTCTTTGACTGCCTCCGACAACGATGTTTACACCAAATCAATGGAGACTTATATAGGAGATTTCAAAGCAGCAGCTGCCGCCGCCCGAAATCAGTTAGCTGATGTCAAAAATATTGTCAACGGAAGTGTTATTGGTAGTATTAGTAGTAGTAGTAATCGTAGCGCACCTCAACAACAAGAATCACAACCTGCTGGGGTCACAGCTTGGGGTAACtcatttgaaaaacttttagaaGACCCAGCTGGCTTGCATACATTTGctgaatttcttaaaaaagaattctcagCTGAGAATATATACTTTTGGACTGCATGCGAAAGGTATCGCTTTATTGAATCGGCAAGCGAACGTGCAACAATGGCAATGGAAATATATTCCAAACATTTAGCCAACGGAGCAACAGAACCAGTAAATGTAGACTCACAAGCAAGAACTACAACTCAGGAGAATCTTCGAACAGCTGAAAAAGATTTATTTGGACAAGCTCAGAAGCAAATTTTCAACTTGATGAAATTCGACAGTTATCAGCGATTCATTCGATCTGATATGtacaaaaaatgcattgaaGCCGAAGAAAAACATCAACCACTGCCGTATTCAGCAGAAGGCTTGGATGAGTTGTTGAAGACAAATTTTCACCTATCAGCCCATTCTAAGGTAagtgattttattttgtatgatttttttgctGAATATGTCCTTAATATAgttcttttttaacaatttcagcTGAAAAAATCGGCTAGCAATGCTGAAGATCGGCGTCGAAAGAGTCTCCTACCATGGCATCGCAAAACTCGTTGTAAATCTCGTGATCGCGATGAACTTGATAATGATCACGGTAACAGCAAATCATCTAACAACAGAACAGGCAAATATCAACAGTCAACaggaaattctttaaaaataaccAATACAACAAATTCCACAAGTGATATCCATAGTTCACGCAGCTCTCTATCTAGTTTCGACACACTGCCACAATGCACATTGACCAACAACACATCAGATGATATTAAAGCCTGTTGTCTATGTCGTGTTATACTTTGCGATGGAGCAACAACAATTGTTCAAACCAAACCCGATGAAACAGTTCGTCAATTGGTTGAAAGATTGCTCGAAAAACGTGGCATTTCATATCAATTATTTGAAGTTATTCTAAATAGCACAAATAAAACAGTTGATTTGAATGCTTCATCGCAAATTTTATCTGGGAAAGAATTATTAATTGAGCAGAAAGTCGCATTTAAATTAGACCTGCCCGATCCCAAAGTAATCTCAGTGAAAAGTAAACCGAAGAAAGCTCTTTGCGATGTGATTAAACCGATTTTGCAAAAGTATAACTATTGCATGGAAAATGTTCAGATATTAATGCGTGATACCCATGAACCGATTGATCTTTCACAACCTGTTACCATAGCCGATGGTCAGAGACTGCAAGTTGTAATGTTGAAAGCGGACCAACCGACGACCGACTACCTGCCACCAAATTCAGCTAAGCTTAAACCTATgccaaaaaatgtatcttttccaGCAATAAAACCACATAGAAATGGTGGTCCAGTACCAAGTGTGGTTATAAGTACACAACAGAGCACCCTTGATGAGATAACTAATAAAGTTTTCAGTGAATTATTGCAAGGAAAAGTAGAATCTCATGATGGGAATCAAAAGGCAGCTGATATAGGCTCCATGAAGGTAAGCTAgtattcttttatttaattaattattcttttttttaaatatcgtttttttttttttggaaatttgaagTAATTTGAAATTGTAAATTTCTATTCAGAAAATTTCAGTATTTCTACTTGAGAAAGTATGCACAATTCGTAGATGGTTTTGGTCAGATAGCaattaaataatgaaaattctTTGCCTCAAGAAACCCTGTCagtaaaattatctacaatattagtttatatatttaatttcttaCATAATTAAAGTTTTAATGAACAATAAATATTGAAAGTCTGGCTTTCACTAAAATAAGCAATTGTATATAATAGTAcggaattcagaaaaaaatgtttttctcacaaaaaaaaactaacagggtctgatttaaaaaagaatttaaaatccACCTTTGTCCATTTGCAATCTCGGAATCCATTTCTGGAAAGTAACTCAATAGTTTCATATTCAAATTCAATATACTATGTACCATCAGAGGAATTTGAGAGCTAACAAATATTGATTCTTCCGATGAAAGTTCAAATGTTTTCCTCTCTTTTTTGGAGGCTCTTTCTTATTCAAGATGTTTAAGTGGTCAAAAGGTttagcaaaaaaagaaaaaggattTTAGAAGCCCCTTTTGAACCTTCAGATTTTGAAtctattaaaaacataaataccTTTCCTTTTGACACCCAGAAAAACTGTGACTTCTGTGAAGAAGGGTGAGCCCATTTCATCGCATAAAGTCCTAAAAAGTCGACTTTGCAAAACCTTGTCTTATAGATTTCACAACTCTGATCACATCTTTAAACACATCATTTAACTCTGGAAATAGAGCTTTAGATGCtaaaactttttaatgaagGCAGCAGTGTGTCAAGGAAACGTTTGACGTTTTAAGGCGTCCTTCTGTTTGCATAACAAACTGCACTCAAGGAATTTTAACGATCAGATTCCTATTTAACATGACTTGATGATGTACTCAAATCACGCAAACAAACTTAAGTAACATTTAATTCTGCTTCCACCTCTTATCTTAAACGTTACAGCAGTCACttaatccaaaataaaaaatgaggGTTCAAGACCTTTATTAAAAGACGCAATGTCCCATTATTTTAGATTCTATTTTCGAACTTGAGTTCGCAATCACTACTTTGAAATCTAGAATTATTGCTCTCTCTGATTGTGCCTTGGGATTTGCAAATTCGTATCTTGAGCTAAGCTACAATGAGAAGTAATACTTTTATTCAATTTTGGTTCCTCTGAACGTTCCGATATCCagataaaagaaaacattttatacATCGTAGCTTCCTTATCCTTTTTAATCCCGCTTAAAGTCGCCGGAGTTGTTTTTGTGCAGGTTAAGCCCTCCGATCATCTGAACAGCGCATTTTCAAGGCCATGACTTCTTAACTAATTCTTtctctatttatttttaagtctcATCTGgctttttaatcattttatctTGCTATAACTTCAGATTTGCTCtttatgcaatttatttatgctttaaaataaattttaattatttaaatgttttcctTTCAGTCAGATGACTGCGCTTCAGAGACATCATCAATATTTGACCGAATCCGAAGACGAGACTCAAACATTCCGGGCCTAAAAGGTCTACgaccgaaaaaaataaacaaaatatctaTAAGTCAATCAGATGATGCCCTAACAACCTCAACACAATTATATAGCACTAACAGCGATCCAGCTgtaacaacgacaaaaaaaccTGTTATTGCAAAATGGAAAGCTGGTGTTAAAGTTCAAGTCACTGAACGAGCTGAAAATCAAGGTTTGTAAACCGGCACAGTcccattttctttaatttaagtaaacATATCTATGAACTAGTAACCAATTTCAGATGAATTTCTAGAAGGACTAAAGCGTGCACAATGTGCTCGACTGGAAGATCAACGGGGAACTGAAATCAATTTTGAACTtccagattttttaaaaaacaaagaaaatcaaAGTGCAGCCAATAAGTTGAGAAAAATCCGTGCAAATCTTAGTCCTGTAAATAAATCAGCACCTGTTGTGCTAGTAGATAACCAGCAGCAGCAAGTAGATCGTCCATTACCACAACCAGCTCCAAGACTATCGATCACAAAGAAACAATCAATTTCACCTATGAAAATTGATGAAGAAGATGCTGCTGCTCCATCAATATCTGTTGTCGGACAAACAATAGATGAGGACTCTTTATCTACCAAAGGTCCGCCGCCACTACCCCCAAAGCCAAAAGTTCTGCCAATTAAGCCTTCTAATTGGGGCCAAAGCAGCACTATCACTAATGGCTGTTCAAAACAAGTTGGTTCTTCATCTTCTCCAACAACTGGGCTAGCAATTCCTCTTCCGAGCAAAATTCCGGTTGACATTTCTCGCAAGCATCTTGGATCTGAACAAACTGGTAGAACAGCTTACCTAGATGAGCCAAGTAGTAGTTTTGTTTAGACTAAGTATAAAATTTGATAGTAAAAATGATGACAAtaggtttttatttaataatatgtGAGGAAAAATTTTGTGACTCGTAACTGTTTAAAGTTCGTAAAGTTTTAATAGGATTAACCATGTAAATAAGCAAAAACAAGTATATTatggagaaaaaaatatatgtaacttatctttataaattattatttaaaaaaaaatattcgatatgaataaaaatggttttgataaaaaaaaaattgattgcatttttatattatttgaaaaaaaaggcactTAAGATAAcagaaattacaaataaaaatctaaaaccttattttataaatgtagTTTGTCCTCGGTGTTTAAGTTttctttcttcaaaatatcaaggGGGATTATAAGTAGTTTACTCCTATCTaacaatttatgtttttataaattcataAATAGCAGATATTAGTGGAGCTGCtatttcgattgtaaataaGAAACCCGACCTCCAAGAAACATGGTTTCAGCTATAAATAGAGCTTTAAGAGACCTTTTGACATCTCAATCGATgcatttggaggaaatttttgaaaatgtactttttttaggcaaggggttaacattgatttttatctcgaaaatccgaaacaaatattttttttcaactttaatgcATTAGAATGTTTACtctgaactcatatctgtaaaccaaatcttatttcgagactttgatccgaaaatatctgcttccgaaagtaagaaaaaaatacatatttcgatagttaataattcagcaaccaggcctccgagaaacttttggttttcagctataagcctggtacgctgctcgcgctaaaatttagctgagataaaattcccatacaagttatcgatttttttctcgaaaatccgaaaaaaataaaatttaatttgttctatataaatgcataggcctgtttacTCTGAActtatatctgttaaccaaatcttatttcgagactttgatccgaaaatatctttccgaaagtaagaaaaaaaaacaacaaaaatacatatttcgatAGTAAATAGGTATTTCAGCAACCAGACttctaagaaacttttggttttcagctaaaaatagagttttaagagacctttcttttggtGATTTTCTGGATGGATTCGGaggaaatgtttgaaaatttactttttttaggcGAGGGGTTAAccttttctcgaaaatccgaaagaaacaaaatttaattttttctacctAGCATGCATAGTCCTGGTTACTGTGAattcatatctgtaaaccaaatcttATTTCGAAACTTtcatccgaaaatatctgcctccgaatgtaagaaaagaacaaacaaaaaatatttcgatagtaaataattcagcaaccagacctccgagaaacttttggttttcagctatgagtagagcttaaagagaccttcctcgatggatttggaataaaattttgaaaatgtactcttttacggccatattattcactctggatttagtttggattaaagttaattttaaatccaatccattaaatctgaatttcataaatccaaggatttaattttttgttcttattattcactcaaaataaattatgtgattgttcaataaattttgttaaatttggatttatctttatttttccttcacaaaatacttgacaaaacaactgaacactgtgaaaatgaattttacatctggatttataaagttaaacagacctccagagagcagtttaaatttgtttggatttaacgagattggattcaaaaaattggatttaagattggatttaagtggtgaatattatggaattggatttatttttgacatttgacattgtttacatccagatgtattttttaaactagtgaataatatggccgttaatgtcgttttctattgacttttgagatttttgtgtaaaattctcagattttccactgcaaatagaatatgaaatctagttttgtaattgtgtgcgaaatctgtgcgtataaaaaaaataaaacaacaacaaatgttaagacaaatgtcaaacagaggagtgtgtgtgaaagtgcgtgtgtttgtatgcgtgaatcttgataaaaatccagaatcagattcttgaatctcagattcatttttttgtcatttttttgaatctcaggacgcatatagatcatgaaatctgagatttgtccactatttcccctcttcaccccccctttcagctgtcaaattcacaaatctcattctgagattcgtcaatagaaaacgacataaggcATAAATCCATAGGCCTCTCGTTCTTTGTTTATAAAATCTTTAGTACTTTCATGTATTTTCGCCGCACTgcgaaaatcgactcgtgaaaagtcgacaTAAAGCACTGTTCACATGAGAGTGACCAACCGAAGGAGCGAATGAATAATgaaatttaatgcatttttaaattatttttttcttaacaaaacttGTATTAATAGTAGCAAGCTAACTAGTGTTTaactttttcaaagaaaattataacatttcaatttctaaaataagaaaaatgtgaGAAAACTAATTGTTCGTACGAACAAACTTTTATTGTAACGaccatttgtttttttatatttttcttattaaaaaaaaaaaaaaacagtagctTACTACTGtttaatagaatatttataaaaaaaaattgctctagAAATgcgttaaattttatttcttccttTATTCGCTCATTTATTGGTCGCTCTCATGTAAACAGTGCTGAAGGTAATTTGTCGTTGAAGTAAGCCGTGCATAACTTATTTGTTGAACGCTTTCATTTTGGTTTGAGAAGAACTGATTGAAATGTGAACTATATCTCTCAAACTGTTATCTGTCAAAATTACCACACCAGTCGCcgatgttgataaaaaaaaatatagaaaaataaaagaaaaactcaatttaatttaataacaaatacaaattattaataataatcatGGAAGCAATAAATCCAGCTAAAAACTGCATTAAACTCcttcaagtaaaaataataaaattcatagtttttcattaatttttcttttctcaacctacaacttttcaattttctaggTTCTGCAACCTGGTTTCCTCGCTCCAGGAATCCAAGGCCTCCTCAACGCCCAACAAGTACGCCACCGTCAGACCAAACATTGGaatccaaaattcaaaaatctacgaaaacaaaaattcattaaaatcgaTATTCCCGATTTTCGGGAGAAATTCGAAGAACTTCCCAAAGAAGAAGTTCGCAGTCGTATGAAAGAAAGAGGTGTCTTACCTCCACGACCATGGATGGAAAGACCATTTCATATAAGTTGCACCGGTGGCATGTTCGAACCCTACGTTCCTCCAGAAGGTGATGGCAAAAAGTCCATCATCTCGACAACTGGAGCAAAGcaaaaaatcgagtttttagaaaaaaaaggtaaaagtaTGATGGCCGTACGAAAGATTAAGAGCTTTGAAGAAGATTTTGACAAAGACGATTTTGCGATCCTAGCTCAAGAAATCTACATTAACGCCCATCAACTAATGGCGGCAAAAAAGAAGCACGAATTACGTCAGCACGTAACAGAACGTTGCTATCCCGAAATGATTCACAACACGAAAGATAAAACTATTCACTGGCGATTCTTGAAGTCATTGGAGCCACCTCGAGTTGTTCATGCTCGATGCACTGATATtattacaaaagaaaatatgtttGCTCAAGTGACTGTTCGTTTTCACACTCAACAGCAGTTGGCTATTTATGATCGATTTGGTCGTCTTATGCATGGTTCGGAGATCATTGCTAAAGATGTTTTGGAGTACGTTGTTATGGAGAAGCATATTTCGAATGAATATGGAGTGTGGCGAATGCATGATAAGATTATACCTGATTGGTTCCCAGCTAGACAGCCGTCACCTATTACTTTTAGGGTAATTGAAGAGGTTGAAGAGGAAACGAAGCAAATTGAAGAAGCCGTTGAAACAAAGGAgaagaaagttgaagaaattcAGGCTGGTTCGTCGGAAACTCCCAAAGAAAAATTGATCACTGCTTAAGaagagaaatttattttttaatgttattattCTAGGATCACTTGGAaatgttataataaaaaaaaaatttaaagaatttataCTTGccattattttatatattttaagtgTACCAACATTTCATTtttgcagcgcaaatgtgcaaatgaaaaaattctcatgcgcaatgaatttaaacttaaagaaagaagaaacatgacgtaaaagatgatacagcttttctttgtttctcaattctgtcaaaatattaattggaaattcaaagttcaagacaaaataacaaaaatagccgcgaatttcttggatataataaatttgtaaatattgacagaaatgtttaaaaaaaagttttttttcttaaaggatggAATTAAGATAATATATTGTTATTTTGGAGAAGATACTGAATtgcaactttaaaaaatttgacagatgaaaaagtgttcataaattcaaagtaaaatacatgcgcaaatagtttttctgacattagtctgatcgcaaatgaccgcatgtaaacaaagcaaccatgcaattatgaaagcacccttTGTATTTTTCCAATCGGTTATGTTGAATTCCCTCACAATTTACAATACCGATTAACTTTTGAAACCGAgaggttttcatttttttacattaatgcTTTTGGCCTGAAGGGGACGGTAATTTCGTTATTCGTACAATATCTATGATAAGAATGTTCAGACCGAGTTGGTTGTACGgctattacactggtcaacacttcggattcgagctcagcacacaaaaatcctatagaaaagtatattttggtgtcTGTACCAAAAACCTTATTGACAACGATAATTATCGTTATTTGTAATACGACTCCAAAAggattttgcaatttttttagaacCCAAAATTAACAGTAACCTGTTTCCATGTTCTGTAGCTTTTATCACTGgagataaaatatttgaatgactttaaaatttattttatctcataaaaataaagaaaatttcgttcaaaacCTTAATTTCTTCAttcataaattctgaatttgaaagaacttttgctttatttatggaagaaaatggattttagagacgttggaaaacgtttatcGTCAGTGATAGTTACAGAACAGTGGCCTGATTATGGAATACGATGTCGATCGTTTAAGATTCGATATCTCCCTTTCGACTCGCCTCGAATCGCTCAATTATGGAATTCGGAGCGAATATTTCCAATATTCGAGCC includes the following:
- the LOC129912990 gene encoding regulator of G-protein signaling loco isoform X4 is translated as MWVLRAEVPASGNITSSEMSFNNMLELVCGLYSEDNHTSRALPSDASPFRRWAQSSFRAPRTVDSQVSLARRPSSLTASDNDVYTKSMETYIGDFKAAAAAARNQLADVKNIVNGSVIGSISSSSNRSAPQQQESQPAGVTAWGNSFEKLLEDPAGLHTFAEFLKKEFSAENIYFWTACERYRFIESASERATMAMEIYSKHLANGATEPVNVDSQARTTTQENLRTAEKDLFGQAQKQIFNLMKFDSYQRFIRSDMYKKCIEAEEKHQPLPYSAEGLDELLKTNFHLSAHSKLKKSASNAEDRRRKSLLPWHRKTRCKSRDRDELDNDHGNSKSSNNRTGKYQQSTGNSLKITNTTNSTSDIHSSRSSLSSFDTLPQCTLTNNTSDDIKACCLCRVILCDGATTIVQTKPDETVRQLVERLLEKRGISYQLFEVILNSTNKTVDLNASSQILSGKELLIEQKVAFKLDLPDPKVISVKSKPKKALCDVIKPILQKYNYCMENVQILMRDTHEPIDLSQPVTIADGQRLQVVMLKADQPTTDYLPPNSAKLKPMPKNVSFPAIKPHRNGGPVPSVVISTQQSTLDEITNKVFSELLQGKVESHDGNQKAADIGSMKSDDCASETSSIFDRIRRRDSNIPGLKGLRPKKINKISISQSDDALTTSTQLYSTNSDPAVTTTKKPVIAKWKAGVKVQVTERAENQDEFLEGLKRAQCARLEDQRGTEINFELPDFLKNKENQSAANKLRKIRANLSPVNKSAPVVLVDNQQQQVDRPLPQPAPRLSITKKQSISPMKIDEEDAAAPSISVVGQTIDEDSLSTKGPPPLPPKPKVLPIKPSNWGQSSTITNGCSKQVGSSSSPTTGLAIPLPSKIPVDISRKHLGSEQTGRTAYLDEPSSSFV
- the LOC129912990 gene encoding regulator of G-protein signaling loco isoform X6; this translates as METYIGDFKAAAAAARNQLADVKNIVNGSVIGSISSSSNRSAPQQQESQPAGVTAWGNSFEKLLEDPAGLHTFAEFLKKEFSAENIYFWTACERYRFIESASERATMAMEIYSKHLANGATEPVNVDSQARTTTQENLRTAEKDLFGQAQKQIFNLMKFDSYQRFIRSDMYKKCIEAEEKHQPLPYSAEGLDELLKTNFHLSAHSKLKKSASNAEDRRRKSLLPWHRKTRCKSRDRDELDNDHGNSKSSNNRTGKYQQSTGNSLKITNTTNSTSDIHSSRSSLSSFDTLPQCTLTNNTSDDIKACCLCRVILCDGATTIVQTKPDETVRQLVERLLEKRGISYQLFEVILNSTNKTVDLNASSQILSGKELLIEQKVAFKLDLPDPKVISVKSKPKKALCDVIKPILQKYNYCMENVQILMRDTHEPIDLSQPVTIADGQRLQVVMLKADQPTTDYLPPNSAKLKPMPKNVSFPAIKPHRNGGPVPSVVISTQQSTLDEITNKVFSELLQGKVESHDGNQKAADIGSMKSDDCASETSSIFDRIRRRDSNIPGLKGLRPKKINKISISQSDDALTTSTQLYSTNSDPAVTTTKKPVIAKWKAGVKVQVTERAENQDEFLEGLKRAQCARLEDQRGTEINFELPDFLKNKENQSAANKLRKIRANLSPVNKSAPVVLVDNQQQQVDRPLPQPAPRLSITKKQSISPMKIDEEDAAAPSISVVGQTIDEDSLSTKGPPPLPPKPKVLPIKPSNWGQSSTITNGCSKQVGSSSSPTTGLAIPLPSKIPVDISRKHLGSEQTGRTAYLDEPSSSFV